From Rutidosis leptorrhynchoides isolate AG116_Rl617_1_P2 chromosome 3, CSIRO_AGI_Rlap_v1, whole genome shotgun sequence, a single genomic window includes:
- the LOC139902005 gene encoding uncharacterized protein, with the protein MFNIFNEREKRAQRYKTTSYNEQQGVFKVQSTYRKSGEGGTDYTMEFKPKKCSCGIWQHQRLPCSHAIFVCSHLNDDINKCINKKYTTTVWREQYRHHFNPLRDESYWANIEWDIMADPSTMIKHRGSKKSKRIKNQMDEREKQKPKYGICRAECHNMNTCPTTRMS; encoded by the coding sequence ATGTTTAACATCTTTAATGAACGGGAAAAAAGAGCTCAACGATACAAAACAACATCTTATAACGAACAACAAGGTGTGTTTAAGGTTCAATCAACTTATCGAAAAAGTGGTGAAGGTGGCACCGATTACACTATGGAGTTTAAACCGAAAAAGTGTTCATGTGGAATTTGGCAACACCAAAGATTACCTTGCTCTCATGCCATTTTCGTGTGTAGCCATCTAAACGATGATATAAATAAATGCATTAATAAAAAGTACACAACTACTGTATGGAGAGAGCAATATAGACATCATTTTAATCCACTAAGAGACGAGAGTTATTGGGCAAATATAGAATGGGACATTATGGCCGATCCATCAACAATGATTAAGCACAGGGGGAGTAAGAAATCAAAGCGTATTAAGAACCAGATGGATGAACGTGAAAAGCAAAAACCAAAGTATGGTATATGCAGGGCTGAATGTCACAACATGAATACCTGTCCAACTACTAGAATGTCATAG